A window of Acidobacteriota bacterium contains these coding sequences:
- the fusA gene encoding elongation factor G has translation MARQVPLSRTRNIGIMAHIDAGKTTTTERILYYTGITYKIGEVHEGTAVMDWMEQEQERGITITSAATTCFWRDVRINIIDTPGHVDFTAEVERSLRVLDGAVAVFDAVAGVEPQSETVWRQADKYRVPRICFVNKMDRIGADFKRTLSQIETKLQGNPVAIQLPIGAEDRFVGVVDLIGMKAILYKDETMGADYVVGEIPADMRAEAQEYREKLIEKVSEVNDRILEKYLAGEEIEEAEIKAALRHRTVESVRGERAPFVPVICGSAFKNKGVQPLLDAVVDFLPSPVDVPAIEGANPKAPDGPALVRESSDSAPFSALVFKIMTDPFVGQLTFIRVYSGVMTSGSSVFNATKGKHERIGRLLKMHANKREEIKEVYAGDIAAAVGLKSVTTGDTICDDKHPVVLESMDFPEPVISLAIEPKTKADQEKLAQGLQKLMAEDPTFRVRTDTETGQVVIAGMGELHLEIIVDRLKREFNVEASVGKPQVAYKETLTRASEGEGRYVKQTGGRGQYGHAKIRLTPRQPGEGYEFVNAIVGGTIPREFIKPIDEGIREAMTRGVLAGYPVDDVGIELYDGSFHDVDSSEMAFKIAGSMAFQEAAKKAAPVLLEPVMRVEVVVPEEYMGDIMGDLNSRRGRIQSMEARGSTQVVTSRVPLSEMFGYATDLRSKTQGRATYSMHFDRYEPAPHNVSEEVVARIQGK, from the coding sequence ATGGCCAGGCAAGTTCCACTGAGTCGGACGCGCAACATCGGCATCATGGCGCACATCGATGCCGGCAAGACCACCACGACCGAGCGCATCCTCTATTACACGGGCATCACCTACAAGATTGGTGAGGTCCACGAGGGGACGGCGGTCATGGACTGGATGGAGCAGGAGCAGGAGCGGGGGATCACCATCACCTCCGCCGCGACGACCTGCTTCTGGCGCGACGTCCGCATCAACATCATCGACACGCCCGGGCACGTCGACTTCACGGCGGAGGTCGAGCGGTCGCTGCGGGTGCTCGATGGCGCGGTGGCCGTCTTCGACGCGGTCGCCGGCGTCGAGCCGCAGTCGGAGACGGTGTGGCGGCAGGCCGACAAGTACCGAGTGCCGCGGATCTGCTTCGTCAACAAGATGGACCGCATCGGCGCCGACTTCAAGCGGACGCTCTCGCAGATCGAGACGAAGCTGCAGGGCAACCCGGTCGCCATTCAGCTGCCCATTGGCGCCGAGGACCGGTTCGTCGGCGTCGTCGATCTCATCGGGATGAAGGCCATCCTGTACAAGGACGAGACGATGGGCGCCGACTACGTCGTCGGCGAGATCCCGGCCGACATGCGGGCCGAGGCGCAGGAGTACCGCGAGAAGCTCATCGAGAAGGTGAGCGAGGTGAACGACCGCATCCTCGAGAAGTACCTCGCGGGCGAGGAGATCGAGGAGGCGGAGATCAAGGCGGCGCTGCGCCACCGGACGGTCGAGTCGGTGCGGGGCGAGCGTGCCCCCTTCGTGCCGGTCATCTGCGGCTCGGCGTTCAAGAACAAAGGCGTCCAGCCCCTGCTCGACGCGGTGGTCGACTTCCTGCCGTCGCCGGTCGACGTGCCGGCCATCGAGGGCGCGAATCCGAAGGCGCCCGACGGGCCGGCCCTGGTCCGCGAGTCGTCCGACTCGGCGCCGTTCTCGGCGCTCGTCTTCAAGATCATGACCGACCCCTTCGTCGGTCAGCTCACGTTCATCCGTGTGTACTCCGGGGTGATGACGTCGGGCTCGTCGGTCTTCAACGCCACGAAGGGCAAGCACGAGCGCATCGGTCGCCTCCTGAAGATGCACGCCAACAAGCGTGAGGAGATCAAGGAGGTCTACGCCGGCGACATCGCCGCCGCCGTCGGGCTGAAGAGCGTGACGACGGGCGACACGATCTGCGACGACAAGCACCCGGTGGTGCTCGAGTCGATGGACTTCCCCGAGCCGGTGATCTCGCTGGCGATCGAGCCGAAGACCAAGGCCGACCAGGAGAAGCTCGCGCAGGGGCTGCAGAAGCTGATGGCGGAGGATCCGACCTTCCGGGTGCGGACCGACACGGAGACCGGGCAGGTGGTCATCGCCGGGATGGGCGAGCTGCACCTCGAGATCATCGTCGACCGCCTGAAGCGCGAGTTCAACGTCGAGGCCAGTGTCGGCAAGCCGCAGGTCGCCTACAAGGAGACGCTGACGCGCGCCTCGGAGGGCGAGGGCCGGTACGTGAAGCAGACGGGCGGCCGTGGGCAGTACGGCCACGCGAAGATCCGCCTCACGCCGCGTCAGCCGGGCGAGGGGTACGAGTTCGTCAACGCGATTGTCGGCGGCACGATCCCGCGCGAGTTCATCAAGCCGATCGACGAGGGCATCCGCGAGGCGATGACGCGCGGCGTGCTCGCGGGGTACCCGGTCGACGACGTGGGGATCGAGCTCTACGACGGCTCGTTCCACGACGTCGACTCGTCGGAGATGGCCTTCAAGATTGCCGGGTCGATGGCGTTCCAGGAGGCGGCCAAGAAGGCCGCGCCGGTGCTGCTCGAGCCGGTGATGCGGGTCGAGGTGGTGGTGCCCGAGGAGTACATGGGCGACATCATGGGCGACCTCAACAGCCGGCGGGGCCGGATCCAGTCGATGGAAGCGCGCGGCAGCACGCAGGTCGTCACCTCGCGCGTGCCGCTCTCGGAGATGTTCGGGTACGCGACCGACCTGCGGTCGAAGACGCAGGGCCGCGCGACCTACTCGATGCACTTCGACCGGTACGAGCCGGCGCCGCACAACGTGAGCGAAGAGGTCGTCGCCCGCATCCAGGGCAAGTGA
- the phnD gene encoding phosphate/phosphite/phosphonate ABC transporter substrate-binding protein — protein sequence MTFRTLCLLSLAVPLALAACSPSTTSPAPVRLVVAIQPTLAADEMLEKARPLEAWLEQALPGTDVQIYVPLSQAGVIEALRFGQAHVAFMGAWPAYLASRLGGAELALAEVREVLIDDEPVHETFYFSYWVVPQGSAAKTLTDLQGRRACFPSPISTSGYVAPLGRLVELGLVTKPDGGEADPASFFGEVRFGGGYAQCWEALKGGQVDVTVIAGDVPATLYKDVLAETRVVERQGPIPSHAVLLSREFEGPLRQQVVDALLRLGDEEHRPLMRQFVSGIFVGFERSDADTHLAQLRTYLDQGGLRFTERLATP from the coding sequence ATGACCTTCCGTACACTCTGTCTCCTGTCCTTGGCGGTGCCGCTGGCGCTTGCCGCGTGCTCGCCCTCCACCACGTCGCCAGCCCCGGTGCGGCTGGTCGTCGCCATCCAGCCGACCCTGGCCGCCGATGAGATGCTCGAAAAGGCGCGGCCGCTCGAGGCGTGGCTCGAACAGGCGCTGCCCGGCACCGACGTCCAGATCTACGTGCCACTCAGCCAGGCCGGCGTGATCGAGGCGCTGCGCTTCGGCCAGGCGCACGTCGCCTTCATGGGCGCATGGCCGGCATACCTCGCCTCGCGACTCGGTGGAGCGGAGCTCGCGCTCGCCGAGGTCCGCGAGGTGCTCATCGACGACGAGCCCGTCCACGAGACCTTCTACTTCTCATACTGGGTCGTGCCACAGGGGAGCGCGGCGAAGACGCTGACCGATCTCCAGGGCCGCCGCGCGTGCTTCCCGAGCCCCATCTCGACGTCGGGCTACGTCGCCCCGCTGGGCCGCCTCGTCGAGCTCGGCCTGGTGACGAAGCCCGACGGCGGCGAAGCCGACCCCGCCAGCTTCTTCGGCGAGGTACGGTTCGGCGGCGGTTACGCGCAGTGCTGGGAGGCCCTGAAGGGCGGGCAGGTCGACGTGACGGTCATTGCGGGCGACGTCCCGGCCACGCTGTACAAGGACGTGCTGGCCGAGACGCGGGTCGTCGAGCGACAGGGGCCGATCCCCTCGCACGCGGTGCTGCTCAGCCGCGAGTTCGAAGGACCGCTGCGCCAGCAGGTCGTCGACGCGCTGCTGCGCCTGGGCGACGAGGAGCACCGGCCCCTCATGCGCCAGTTCGTGTCGGGCATCTTCGTCGGCTTCGAGCGGTCCGACGCCGACACGCACCTCGCGCAGCTGCGAACGTACCTCGACCAGGGAGGCCTGCGCTTCACCGAGCGCCTCGCCACGCCATGA
- the rplV gene encoding 50S ribosomal protein L22, with protein MQAHATARFVRTSAQKAKLVLDQIRGKAVNQALATLQYSRKHVAKDIQKVLRSAMANAQQKEGFSGDVDTLYVSACYANQGPSQKRVRPAPMGRAFRVLKRTAHLTVEVAERPAAGRASRGRRTGSAAHAARG; from the coding sequence ATCCAGGCGCACGCAACGGCCCGCTTCGTGCGGACCTCCGCGCAGAAGGCCAAGCTGGTGCTGGACCAGATCCGCGGCAAGGCGGTGAACCAGGCGCTGGCGACGCTGCAGTACTCGCGGAAGCACGTGGCGAAGGACATCCAGAAGGTGCTGCGGTCGGCGATGGCGAACGCGCAGCAGAAGGAAGGGTTCAGCGGCGACGTCGACACGCTCTACGTGTCGGCCTGCTACGCGAACCAGGGCCCGTCGCAGAAGCGGGTCCGGCCGGCGCCGATGGGGCGCGCGTTCCGTGTGCTGAAGCGCACGGCGCACCTCACGGTGGAGGTGGCCGAGCGACCGGCGGCGGGCCGGGCGTCGCGAGGGCGGCGGACCGGATCGGCGGCGCACGCGGCCCGGGGCTGA
- a CDS encoding ATP-binding cassette domain-containing protein, producing MIALRAEHVSFAYRDRHWVVDDVTLEVPAGGCLVVLGPSGSGKTTLVKVLAGLRVPQRGSIEVLGARLGPGAAGPRSQVGYIPQQLGLVRSLSALDNVLVGGLGRASGLGPLFGWFPRRERARALELLDFLGVADKADDQVFRLSGGQRQRVAIARTLFQRPQVVLADEFVSDLDLPRAKQVLTAMRDLGRREGIALVVNLHDIPLVGDLDGEVIILREGRIVHRGRTSAVDETLACAVMA from the coding sequence ATGATCGCGCTGCGCGCCGAGCACGTCTCCTTCGCCTACCGCGACCGACACTGGGTCGTCGACGACGTCACGCTCGAGGTCCCGGCGGGCGGCTGCCTCGTCGTGCTCGGGCCGTCGGGATCGGGCAAGACGACGCTGGTGAAGGTGCTGGCGGGCCTGCGCGTGCCCCAGCGCGGCTCGATCGAGGTGCTCGGCGCGCGGCTTGGGCCCGGAGCCGCCGGCCCGCGCTCGCAGGTTGGCTACATCCCGCAGCAGCTCGGACTCGTTCGCAGCCTCTCGGCTCTCGACAACGTCCTCGTCGGCGGCCTCGGCCGCGCGTCGGGTCTCGGCCCGCTGTTTGGGTGGTTTCCGCGACGGGAGCGCGCGCGGGCGCTCGAGCTGCTCGACTTCCTCGGCGTCGCCGACAAGGCGGACGATCAGGTGTTCAGGCTGAGCGGCGGGCAGCGGCAGCGCGTGGCCATCGCGCGCACCCTGTTCCAGCGACCGCAGGTGGTGCTGGCCGACGAGTTCGTCTCCGACCTCGACCTGCCTCGCGCGAAGCAGGTGTTGACGGCCATGCGCGACCTCGGGCGTCGCGAAGGCATCGCCCTCGTCGTGAACCTGCACGACATCCCGCTCGTCGGCGATCTCGATGGAGAAGTCATCATCCTTCGCGAGGGGCGCATCGTGCACCGGGGCCGGACGTCGGCGGTGGACGAGACACTCGCCTGCGCGGTGATGGCATGA
- the rplB gene encoding 50S ribosomal protein L2, whose protein sequence is MAIRKYKPTSPGRRFQTVQRFDEITAHEPHKPLTEPLKKSGGRNNHGELTSWWRGGGHKRTYRIIDFKRDKKDIPAKVSTIEYDPNRSARIALLTYADGEKRYILHPVGLKVGDTIVAGESVDILPGNTLPLRNIPLGTMVHNVELRPGKGGQLARSAGASVQLVAKEGAYATVKLPSSELRLISVDCVATVGQVGNVDHENVSIGKAGRSRWLGKRPHVRGVAMNPVDHPLGGGEGKTSGGRHPVTPWGVPTKGYKTRQNKSTDRFIVQRRTK, encoded by the coding sequence ATGGCCATTCGCAAATACAAGCCCACGTCGCCCGGGCGGCGCTTCCAGACCGTGCAGCGGTTCGACGAGATCACCGCGCACGAGCCGCACAAGCCGCTGACCGAGCCCCTCAAGAAGTCGGGCGGCCGGAACAACCACGGCGAGCTGACGTCGTGGTGGCGTGGCGGCGGGCACAAGCGGACGTACCGGATCATCGACTTCAAGCGCGACAAGAAGGACATTCCGGCGAAGGTGTCGACGATCGAGTACGACCCGAACCGGTCGGCCCGGATCGCGCTCTTGACCTACGCCGACGGCGAGAAGCGCTACATCCTGCACCCGGTGGGGCTGAAGGTGGGCGACACGATCGTCGCCGGCGAGAGCGTCGACATCCTGCCAGGCAACACGCTGCCGCTGCGGAACATCCCGCTCGGCACCATGGTGCACAACGTCGAGCTGCGCCCCGGCAAGGGCGGCCAGCTCGCGCGCAGCGCCGGTGCCTCGGTGCAGCTCGTCGCGAAGGAGGGCGCGTACGCCACGGTGAAGCTGCCGTCGAGCGAGCTGCGCCTCATCAGCGTCGACTGCGTGGCGACGGTGGGGCAGGTGGGCAACGTCGACCACGAGAACGTCTCGATTGGCAAGGCGGGCCGCAGCCGCTGGCTCGGCAAGCGTCCGCACGTGCGCGGCGTGGCGATGAACCCCGTCGACCATCCGCTCGGCGGCGGCGAGGGCAAGACCTCGGGGGGGCGTCACCCGGTGACGCCGTGGGGCGTGCCCACGAAGGGGTACAAGACCCGGCAAAACAAGTCGACCGACCGCTTCATCGTGCAGCGGAGGACGAAGTAG
- the rpsC gene encoding 30S ribosomal protein S3: MGQKVHPFGFRLGYNKTWRSRWFADREYAKLLHEDLKLRDSLKRRFSHAGVSKIEIERAANKLKIDIHTSRPGIIIGRKGTEVDKLKQEIQRRTQRDVFINIQEIQKPELDAQLISESVATQLEKRVAFRRAMRKAVEAALRFGARGIKVRVSGRLNGAEIARSEWYLHGQLPLQTLRADIDYGFAEASTTYGRIGVKVWLYKGERLTPRVGREEDYRAPRRAVGARG, encoded by the coding sequence ATGGGGCAGAAGGTTCACCCGTTCGGTTTCCGGCTGGGCTACAACAAGACCTGGCGGTCGCGGTGGTTCGCCGATCGCGAGTACGCGAAGCTGCTGCACGAGGACCTGAAGCTGCGCGACTCGCTGAAGCGGCGCTTCTCGCACGCGGGCGTGTCGAAGATCGAGATCGAGCGCGCGGCGAACAAGCTGAAGATCGACATCCACACCTCGCGCCCCGGCATCATCATCGGGCGCAAGGGCACGGAGGTCGACAAGCTGAAGCAGGAGATCCAGCGGCGGACCCAGCGCGACGTCTTCATCAACATCCAGGAGATCCAGAAGCCGGAGCTCGACGCGCAGCTGATTTCCGAGTCGGTGGCGACGCAGCTCGAGAAGCGCGTCGCGTTCCGCCGGGCGATGCGCAAGGCCGTCGAGGCGGCGCTGCGGTTCGGGGCGCGCGGGATCAAGGTGCGCGTGTCGGGGCGGCTCAACGGCGCCGAGATCGCGCGGTCCGAGTGGTACCTGCACGGGCAGCTGCCCCTGCAGACGCTCCGGGCCGACATCGACTACGGCTTTGCCGAGGCGAGCACGACCTACGGCCGGATCGGCGTCAAGGTATGGCTCTACAAGGGCGAACGCCTCACGCCGCGGGTGGGCCGCGAAGAGGATTACCGTGCGCCGCGTCGCGCGGTGGGCGCGCGAGGGTAG
- the rpsJ gene encoding 30S ribosomal protein S10, whose translation MATAFSDKIRIRLKAYDYRVLDQSTTEIVDTAKRTGARLAGPIPLPTEKNKWTVLRSPHVDKKSREQFEIRTHKRLIDIFEPTPQTVDALMKLDLPAGVDVEIKAFGKEHK comes from the coding sequence ATGGCCACAGCATTCAGCGACAAGATCCGCATCCGCCTGAAGGCGTACGACTACCGGGTGCTCGACCAGTCGACGACCGAGATCGTCGACACGGCCAAGCGGACGGGTGCGCGGCTGGCGGGGCCGATCCCGCTGCCGACCGAGAAGAACAAGTGGACGGTGCTGCGCTCGCCGCACGTCGACAAGAAGTCGCGCGAGCAGTTCGAGATTCGCACGCACAAGCGGCTGATCGACATCTTCGAGCCGACGCCGCAGACCGTCGACGCCCTGATGAAGCTCGACCTGCCCGCGGGCGTCGACGTCGAGATCAAGGCGTTCGGGAAGGAACACAAGTAG
- the rpsL gene encoding 30S ribosomal protein S12: MPTISQLVRKGRDKVATKTKSPALQQSPQKRGVCVRVFTQTPKKPNSALRKVARVRLTNHIEVTTYIPGVGHNLQEHSLVLIRGGRVKDLPGVRYHVVRGTLDAVGVQGRKQGRSKYGAKRPKQ, translated from the coding sequence GTGCCGACGATCAGTCAGCTCGTGCGCAAGGGGCGCGACAAGGTCGCGACCAAGACGAAGAGCCCGGCTCTCCAGCAGAGCCCCCAGAAGCGTGGCGTGTGCGTCCGGGTGTTCACCCAGACGCCGAAGAAGCCGAACTCGGCTCTGCGCAAGGTCGCGCGTGTGCGCCTGACGAACCACATCGAGGTGACGACCTACATTCCCGGGGTGGGCCACAACCTGCAGGAGCACTCGCTCGTGTTGATTCGTGGCGGCCGCGTCAAGGACCTGCCGGGGGTGAGGTATCACGTCGTCCGCGGCACGCTCGACGCGGTGGGTGTGCAGGGGCGGAAGCAGGGGCGGTCGAAGTACGGGGCGAAGCGGCCGAAGCAGTGA
- the rpmC gene encoding 50S ribosomal protein L29, translating to MAKVAELRELGVEDLRQREHDLEETIFRMKLQKALGQLDAPLKLRTTRRELARVKTLIREKATATAGEINA from the coding sequence ATGGCGAAGGTGGCCGAGTTGCGCGAGCTGGGGGTCGAGGACCTGCGCCAGCGCGAGCACGACCTCGAGGAGACGATCTTCCGGATGAAGCTGCAGAAGGCGCTGGGCCAGCTCGACGCGCCCCTGAAGCTGCGGACGACGCGACGCGAGCTGGCCCGGGTGAAGACGCTGATTCGCGAGAAGGCGACCGCGACGGCCGGAGAGATCAACGCGTAG
- the rplC gene encoding 50S ribosomal protein L3, which yields MVTGIIGRKVGMSQVFGADGVVTPVTVLEAGPCVVVQAKTAGTDGYEAVQLGLVEKRPARVNKPTAGHYKKAGVPPTRVRREVRVAEGGDPVKAGDRVLVSLFADGDVVDVVGTSKGKGFQGVVRRHHFRGGRATHGSMFHRAPGSIGASSYPSRVVKGMRAAGHMGSDRVTVRNLRVVKVDAENHLLLVHGAVPGAAGGYVVIRKAVAAPPVRTPEPEKPQKGLKGRK from the coding sequence ATGGTGACCGGAATCATCGGCAGGAAGGTCGGGATGAGCCAGGTCTTCGGCGCCGACGGCGTCGTGACACCGGTGACGGTGCTCGAGGCCGGGCCCTGCGTCGTGGTGCAGGCCAAGACCGCCGGCACCGACGGCTACGAGGCGGTCCAGCTGGGGCTCGTCGAGAAGCGGCCGGCGCGCGTGAACAAGCCGACGGCCGGCCACTACAAGAAGGCTGGCGTGCCGCCGACGCGCGTGCGGCGCGAGGTGCGGGTCGCCGAGGGCGGCGACCCGGTGAAGGCTGGCGACCGCGTGCTGGTGTCGCTCTTCGCCGACGGCGACGTCGTCGACGTGGTCGGCACGAGCAAGGGCAAGGGGTTCCAGGGCGTCGTGCGCCGGCACCATTTCCGCGGCGGGCGGGCCACGCACGGGTCGATGTTCCATCGCGCGCCGGGCTCGATCGGGGCCTCGTCGTACCCCTCGCGCGTCGTGAAGGGCATGCGCGCCGCGGGACACATGGGGAGCGACCGCGTGACGGTGCGCAACCTGCGGGTCGTCAAGGTCGACGCCGAGAACCACCTCCTGCTCGTGCACGGGGCGGTGCCGGGCGCGGCCGGCGGCTACGTGGTGATTCGCAAGGCCGTGGCGGCCCCGCCCGTGCGGACGCCCGAGCCCGAGAAGCCGCAGAAGGGGCTCAAGGGCCGGAAGTAG
- a CDS encoding 50S ribosomal protein L23, with amino-acid sequence MKVTRVIERPIITEKTSILREGTNTLVFEVAREATKIDIRRAVEALFGAKVEDVRTSIAHGKVKRQGRFFGRRPDWKKAYVRLKDGEKLPEFLDGI; translated from the coding sequence ATGAAGGTCACACGCGTCATCGAGCGGCCGATCATCACCGAGAAGACCAGCATCCTGCGCGAGGGCACGAACACGCTGGTGTTCGAGGTGGCGCGCGAGGCGACGAAGATCGACATCCGCCGCGCGGTCGAGGCGCTCTTCGGGGCCAAGGTCGAGGACGTGCGCACGTCGATCGCGCATGGGAAGGTCAAGCGGCAGGGCCGGTTCTTCGGTCGGCGTCCCGACTGGAAGAAGGCCTACGTCCGGCTGAAGGACGGCGAGAAGCTGCCGGAGTTCCTCGACGGGATCTAA
- the rpsG gene encoding 30S ribosomal protein S7, translating to MPRRREIPKRELVPDPLYGSPLVTKFVNTVMRDGKRSTAETILYGSFDIIRDKTGDDPLKVFKKAVENTKPSLEVKSRRVGGSNYQVPIEVNPNRRLSLSIRWLVGYARSRGDGKTMQEKLANEFLDASNMRGGAVKKREDTHRMAEANKAFAHYRW from the coding sequence ATGCCACGTAGACGTGAGATTCCGAAGCGCGAGCTGGTGCCAGACCCTCTCTACGGGAGCCCGCTCGTCACGAAGTTCGTCAACACCGTCATGCGCGACGGGAAGCGGAGCACGGCCGAGACGATTCTGTACGGCAGCTTCGACATCATCCGCGACAAGACGGGCGACGATCCGCTCAAGGTGTTCAAGAAGGCCGTCGAGAACACCAAGCCGAGCCTCGAGGTCAAGTCGCGCCGCGTGGGGGGGTCGAACTATCAGGTGCCGATCGAGGTCAACCCGAACCGGCGGCTCTCGTTGAGCATCCGCTGGCTGGTGGGCTACGCGCGGAGCCGGGGAGACGGCAAGACGATGCAGGAGAAGCTCGCCAACGAGTTCCTCGATGCGTCGAACATGCGTGGCGGCGCCGTGAAGAAGCGCGAGGACACGCACCGGATGGCCGAGGCCAACAAGGCCTTTGCCCACTATCGCTGGTAG
- the rplD gene encoding 50S ribosomal protein L4 yields the protein MTVDVVNAQNEKVGTLDLRDEVFGGRVKADLIWESVRHEQAEARRGTHATKTRGLVSGSGKKPWRQKGTGRARVGETRNPLWRKGGTVFGPTPRDYGYALPKKVERGALRAALLQKLRDGVVTVVDALQVAEVKTKAAAALLRGLGAEGKTLVIDVKPEEAFALSARNLAGVRVVPSNRVSARDVMDARRVIATRAAVERLQEVLGS from the coding sequence ATGACAGTTGATGTCGTGAACGCGCAGAACGAGAAGGTCGGCACGCTCGACCTGCGCGACGAGGTGTTCGGCGGCCGGGTCAAGGCGGACCTGATCTGGGAGTCGGTGCGGCACGAGCAGGCCGAGGCTCGGCGCGGGACTCACGCGACCAAGACGCGCGGGCTGGTGAGCGGCAGCGGCAAGAAGCCGTGGCGGCAGAAGGGGACCGGCCGCGCCCGGGTCGGCGAGACCCGGAACCCGCTCTGGCGCAAGGGGGGCACCGTGTTCGGGCCGACCCCGCGCGACTACGGCTACGCCCTGCCGAAGAAGGTGGAGCGCGGCGCGCTCCGGGCGGCCCTCCTGCAGAAGCTGCGCGACGGCGTGGTCACCGTGGTCGACGCGCTGCAGGTGGCCGAGGTCAAGACCAAGGCGGCCGCGGCGCTGCTCCGGGGGCTCGGCGCGGAGGGCAAGACGCTCGTCATCGACGTGAAGCCCGAGGAGGCCTTCGCGCTGTCGGCGCGCAACCTGGCCGGCGTGCGGGTGGTGCCGAGCAACCGGGTGAGCGCGCGCGACGTGATGGACGCGCGCCGGGTCATCGCGACGCGGGCGGCCGTCGAGCGGCTGCAGGAGGTGCTCGGATCATGA
- a CDS encoding FKBP-type peptidyl-prolyl cis-trans isomerase, whose amino-acid sequence MSRSVCPFAGVLVLPALLAGCVDAPTAPSSAAPFSSTDLVVGDGETAVSGDIVTVHYTGWLYDASKPDQKGAQIDSSRGLEPYVFILGFGQVIRGWEQGLPGMAVGGVRRLVVPPSLAYGAVRNGIIPPYATLVFDIELLAIGLEEEEDEEGGE is encoded by the coding sequence CTGTCCCGTTCGGTCTGTCCGTTCGCGGGGGTTCTCGTGCTCCCCGCCCTGCTCGCCGGGTGCGTCGACGCGCCCACGGCGCCGTCGAGTGCCGCCCCATTCAGCTCGACCGACCTCGTCGTCGGCGACGGCGAGACCGCGGTCTCGGGCGACATCGTCACGGTGCATTACACGGGCTGGCTCTATGACGCATCGAAGCCCGACCAGAAGGGTGCCCAGATCGATTCGTCGCGAGGTCTCGAGCCGTACGTCTTCATCCTCGGGTTCGGTCAGGTGATCCGGGGCTGGGAACAGGGCCTGCCGGGCATGGCCGTCGGCGGCGTTCGGCGGCTCGTCGTTCCGCCGTCGCTCGCCTACGGCGCCGTGCGCAATGGCATCATCCCTCCGTATGCGACGCTCGTCTTCGATATCGAACTGCTGGCCATCGGCCTGGAGGAAGAAGAAGACGAGGAGGGCGGCGAATGA
- the rpsS gene encoding 30S ribosomal protein S19 has translation MGRSLKKGPFVDTPLLEKVEGMNRAGDRKVIKTWSRRSTVIPEMLGHTIAVHNGKKFIPVYVTENMVGHKLGEFAPTRTFKGHTSKTDKAASSGKGS, from the coding sequence ATGGGTAGATCACTGAAGAAAGGGCCGTTTGTCGACACCCCGCTCCTCGAGAAGGTCGAGGGGATGAACCGTGCGGGCGATCGGAAGGTCATCAAGACCTGGTCGCGGCGCTCGACGGTGATTCCCGAGATGCTCGGGCACACGATCGCGGTGCACAACGGCAAGAAGTTCATCCCGGTGTACGTCACCGAGAACATGGTGGGCCACAAGCTCGGCGAGTTCGCGCCGACGCGGACGTTCAAGGGGCACACCTCGAAGACCGACAAGGCGGCCTCGTCGGGCAAGGGGAGCTAG
- the rplP gene encoding 50S ribosomal protein L16: MLMPKKVKFRKQQRGRMAGKAWRGSDVSFGDFGLKALEPCWLTARQIEAARVAMTRFVKRGGKIWIRVFPDKPITKKPQETRMGKGKGAPEEWVAVIKPGRILFEMEGVAEVEARRAMQLAAAKLPIKTRFATRFAEERG; encoded by the coding sequence ATGTTGATGCCGAAGAAGGTGAAGTTCCGGAAGCAGCAGCGGGGGCGCATGGCTGGCAAGGCCTGGCGCGGCTCCGACGTGTCTTTCGGCGACTTCGGGTTGAAGGCGCTCGAGCCGTGCTGGCTCACGGCGCGGCAGATCGAGGCGGCCCGCGTGGCCATGACGCGCTTCGTCAAGCGTGGCGGCAAGATCTGGATCCGGGTGTTCCCCGACAAGCCGATCACGAAGAAGCCGCAGGAAACGCGCATGGGCAAGGGCAAGGGCGCGCCGGAGGAATGGGTGGCCGTCATCAAGCCCGGCCGCATCCTCTTCGAGATGGAAGGGGTGGCCGAGGTCGAGGCGCGCCGGGCCATGCAGCTCGCGGCCGCGAAGCTGCCCATCAAGACCCGGTTCGCGACGCGGTTCGCAGAGGAGCGTGGGTGA